From a single Azospirillum fermentarium genomic region:
- a CDS encoding PP2C family protein-serine/threonine phosphatase: protein MTFQRQLILLVTGLVVASVLAVSGVLAWHTRSAMLAKATSDGEMVVGVLARSAALTTGLPREAEALVAEQMLAQALLTAQLVAVADAAKIPPRVLADRLRSVTDASAVKDIAVSDNRGRGIIHTSPGADPVLGAEEDGPGSLGDLLRRNGASVEQPMRRRDGDGKPVKTVAVSGIDRPRIVRVTADATRLADLAGRLGLERLVDSVLGTGGIEAVWLLNTDLRTVAHGARLPSGESAPLLETAEVETLRSALADRAARSVLLPRKVAVAAPVMDGQGAVTGAVLVRLGTSAAGHAARVQVMTGVLAAILLGALGWFTAKAFARRQMAPVNRLLEAAAAVEAGRFIPFVLDDAAARTDELGELARVFRTMAREAEAREERLDAALQVTGAELEDTRERLRAAQDRVEHDARIAQEMQLSLLPRAFPAYEDHQVFGALAPALGVAGDFFDVFDLDERRLALVMGDVAGHGIASAAFMTVARTILQEVAPSSPSPGAVLTTLNGRLCDQNPVGMVIALFYGVYDRVTGELRYANADHVAACRITAGGIVDRLPVGMAPPLGSAAGQLYGEDRIRLEPEDTLVLHTDGLVKARNPAGEPFGEERLMASLTAGATAADVQVSRIFDTVAAFTGGTPLSDDVSCMVLHRLPVSEVVEGAPLEDTEA from the coding sequence ATGACGTTCCAACGGCAACTCATCCTTCTGGTCACCGGGTTGGTCGTGGCCTCGGTGCTGGCGGTTTCCGGCGTTCTGGCGTGGCACACGCGCAGCGCCATGCTGGCCAAGGCCACCTCCGACGGCGAGATGGTGGTGGGGGTGCTGGCACGCTCCGCCGCCCTGACCACCGGCCTGCCGCGGGAAGCCGAGGCGCTGGTGGCCGAACAGATGCTGGCACAGGCGCTTCTGACCGCCCAGCTCGTGGCCGTGGCCGACGCCGCCAAGATCCCGCCCCGCGTGCTGGCCGACCGGCTGCGCAGCGTCACCGACGCCAGCGCCGTCAAGGACATCGCCGTCAGCGACAACCGTGGCCGCGGCATCATCCACACCAGCCCCGGCGCCGATCCGGTGCTGGGCGCGGAAGAGGACGGGCCGGGCAGCCTGGGCGACCTGCTGCGCCGCAACGGCGCCTCGGTGGAGCAGCCCATGCGCCGCCGCGACGGCGACGGCAAGCCGGTGAAGACGGTGGCGGTGTCGGGCATCGACCGTCCGCGCATCGTGCGGGTGACCGCCGACGCCACCCGGCTGGCCGATCTGGCCGGACGGCTGGGGCTGGAGCGGCTGGTGGATTCCGTGCTGGGGACCGGAGGCATCGAGGCGGTGTGGCTGCTGAACACCGACCTGCGCACCGTCGCCCACGGCGCCCGCCTGCCCAGCGGCGAAAGCGCCCCGCTTCTGGAAACCGCCGAGGTGGAGACCCTGCGTTCCGCGCTTGCGGACCGCGCCGCCCGCAGCGTGCTGCTGCCGCGCAAGGTGGCGGTGGCCGCCCCGGTGATGGACGGGCAGGGCGCGGTGACCGGTGCGGTGCTGGTGCGGCTGGGCACGTCCGCCGCCGGACACGCCGCGCGGGTGCAGGTGATGACCGGCGTGCTGGCCGCCATCCTGCTGGGGGCGCTGGGCTGGTTCACGGCCAAGGCGTTCGCCCGCCGCCAGATGGCCCCCGTCAACCGCCTGCTGGAGGCGGCGGCGGCGGTGGAGGCCGGGCGCTTCATCCCCTTCGTCCTCGACGATGCCGCCGCCCGCACCGATGAGTTGGGTGAGCTGGCCCGTGTCTTCCGCACCATGGCGCGGGAGGCCGAAGCGCGCGAGGAACGGCTGGACGCGGCGCTTCAGGTCACCGGGGCGGAGCTTGAGGACACGCGGGAGCGTCTGCGCGCCGCCCAGGACCGGGTTGAGCACGACGCCCGCATCGCCCAGGAAATGCAGTTGTCCCTGCTCCCCCGCGCCTTCCCGGCGTACGAGGATCATCAGGTGTTCGGCGCCCTGGCCCCGGCGCTGGGCGTGGCCGGCGACTTCTTCGACGTGTTCGACCTGGACGAACGCCGGCTGGCGCTGGTGATGGGCGATGTGGCCGGGCACGGCATCGCGTCCGCCGCCTTCATGACCGTCGCCCGCACCATCTTGCAGGAGGTGGCGCCGTCGTCGCCGTCGCCGGGGGCGGTGCTGACCACGCTGAACGGGCGGCTGTGCGACCAGAACCCGGTGGGCATGGTCATCGCGCTGTTCTACGGCGTCTACGACCGGGTGACCGGCGAACTGCGCTATGCCAACGCCGATCACGTCGCCGCCTGCCGCATCACCGCGGGCGGGATTGTGGACCGGCTGCCGGTGGGCATGGCCCCGCCGCTGGGCAGCGCCGCGGGCCAGTTGTACGGCGAGGACCGCATCCGGCTGGAACCGGAGGACACCCTGGTCCTGCACACCGACGGTCTGGTCAAGGCCCGAAACCCTGCCGGCGAACCGTTCGGGGAGGAGCGGCTGATGGCCTCCCTCACCGCCGGGGCGACGGCGGCGGACGTGCAGGTCAGCCGTATCTTCGACACCGTGGCCGCCTTCACCGGCGGAACCCCGCTGTCCGACGACGTGAGCTGCATGGTGCTGCACCGTCTGCCGGTATCCGAGGTGGTGGAGGGGGCGCCCTTGGAGGATACGGAAGCGTAA
- a CDS encoding DUF2336 domain-containing protein translates to MTSPAPPTAALDPGNFENAKMMAQSADPLVRQQVAAYPKTRPELLFYLAADAAPEVRHAIARNESTPRQADLMLARDKDGVVRRALAEKVAGLVPDLPAERYSQIERMTVECLETLARDQATEIREILAETLKHLPTAPHAVINRLARDVELSVCGPVLLHSPILTEEDLLDIILTGPVAGALSAIAGRSGVSASVADAIARSDDEAAITSLLANPSAQIREETLDRILDQAPQHEPWHAPLVRRPKLPPRAVARLATFVADELLKALQERTDLEPAAARQLAEAVRQRVAKGADAKHRGLVDFGEDELRPGGAAAGGGGEEKQPAERPTDRAHRLNKEGKLTEKVIEGGLFEGDRAFVMAALAELSTIPLGTVDRIISTHSPKAVTALVWRTGLSMRFARQIQLRLAQISPKSALNAREGVDYPMSPDEMRWQLEFFGVTDGK, encoded by the coding sequence GTGACCAGCCCCGCCCCCCCGACTGCCGCGCTCGATCCCGGCAATTTTGAAAACGCCAAGATGATGGCGCAGTCTGCCGACCCCCTGGTCCGGCAGCAGGTGGCGGCGTACCCCAAGACCCGGCCCGAACTGCTGTTCTATCTGGCCGCCGACGCCGCCCCCGAGGTGCGCCACGCCATCGCCCGCAATGAATCCACCCCGCGGCAGGCCGATCTGATGCTGGCCCGCGACAAGGACGGGGTGGTCCGCCGTGCCCTGGCGGAAAAGGTGGCCGGGCTGGTGCCCGACCTGCCGGCGGAGCGCTATTCGCAGATCGAGCGGATGACGGTGGAGTGTCTGGAAACGCTGGCCCGCGACCAGGCGACGGAAATCCGCGAGATCCTGGCGGAAACCCTGAAGCACCTGCCCACCGCCCCCCACGCGGTCATCAACCGGCTGGCCCGCGACGTGGAACTGTCGGTGTGCGGTCCGGTGCTGCTGCACTCGCCGATCCTGACCGAAGAGGATCTGCTCGACATCATCCTGACCGGGCCGGTGGCCGGTGCGCTGTCGGCGATCGCCGGGCGGTCGGGGGTGTCGGCTTCCGTCGCCGACGCCATCGCGCGCTCGGACGACGAGGCGGCGATCACCTCGCTGCTGGCCAACCCCTCCGCCCAGATCCGGGAGGAGACGCTGGACCGTATCCTGGATCAGGCCCCCCAGCACGAGCCGTGGCACGCTCCCCTGGTCCGCCGGCCCAAGCTGCCGCCGCGGGCGGTGGCGCGGCTGGCGACCTTCGTCGCCGACGAACTCTTGAAGGCGTTGCAGGAGCGCACCGACCTGGAACCCGCCGCCGCCCGCCAGTTGGCCGAGGCGGTGCGCCAGCGCGTTGCCAAGGGCGCCGACGCCAAGCACCGCGGTCTGGTGGATTTCGGCGAGGACGAGTTGCGCCCCGGCGGTGCCGCCGCCGGTGGGGGCGGGGAGGAGAAACAGCCCGCCGAACGCCCCACCGACCGGGCGCACCGGCTGAACAAGGAAGGCAAGCTGACGGAAAAGGTGATCGAGGGCGGCCTGTTCGAAGGCGACCGCGCCTTTGTCATGGCGGCCTTGGCGGAATTGTCCACCATTCCGCTGGGCACGGTGGACCGCATCATCAGCACCCATTCGCCCAAGGCGGTGACGGCGCTGGTGTGGCGCACCGGCCTGTCCATGCGCTTCGCCCGTCAGATTCAGCTACGCCTTGCCCAAATTTCGCCGAAGTCGGCGCTTAACGCTCGTGAAGGCGTCGATTACCCCATGTCCCCGGATGAAATGCGCTGGCAGCTTGAATTCTTCGGGGTGACGGACGGGAAATAG
- the tkt gene encoding transketolase translates to MPASSSAVSPATLANAIRVLAMDAVEAAKSGHPGMPMGMADVATVLFTQFLKFNPQDPVWADRDRFVLSAGHGSMLMYALGYLTGYPRMTIDELKRFRQLGSLTPGHPEVDPTLGIEMTTGPLGQGISTAVGMALAERITNARFGSDLIDHFTYVIASDGDLMEGVSHEACSLAGHLKLSRLIVLWDDNRISIDGKTDLSFTDDTPGRFRAYGWDVQTVDGHDMDAVAAAIKAAQATGTPSLIACRTIIGKGSPNKCDSHNCHGSPLGKDEVAATRVALGWPHEPFVVPSEVLSAWRAAGTRSADAYAAWGTRHGALDAAAKADFDRAMTGGLPAGLTEVFAAFKQKVVADKPSWATRVASGNVLEAVAPAVAELVGGSADLTPSNNTKAKVQADVKGSGDFNGSYVRYGVREHGMAAIMNGMALHRGVIPYGGTFMQFADYCRPSIRLSALMKQRVVYIMTHDSIGLGEDGPTHQPVEHLAALRAIPNLLVFRPADAVETAESWEIALASATAPSLLALTRQNVPTARTDVSENLTAKGAYVLAEAEGERTVTLLATGSEVSLALEARAALQADGIGTAVVSMPCWELFEAQSDEYRAAVLGSGVRVAVEAAARLGWDRWLGDKGAFIGMTGFGESAPYQELYKHFGITTEAVVAAAKARL, encoded by the coding sequence ATGCCCGCTTCCTCTTCCGCCGTTTCCCCGGCCACCCTGGCCAACGCCATCCGCGTTCTGGCCATGGATGCCGTCGAGGCCGCCAAGTCCGGTCACCCCGGCATGCCCATGGGCATGGCCGACGTCGCCACGGTGCTCTTCACCCAGTTCCTGAAATTCAATCCGCAGGATCCGGTGTGGGCCGACCGCGACCGCTTCGTGCTGTCCGCCGGCCACGGCTCCATGCTGATGTACGCGCTGGGCTACCTGACCGGCTATCCGCGCATGACCATCGACGAGCTGAAGCGGTTCCGCCAGCTCGGCAGCCTGACCCCCGGCCACCCCGAGGTGGATCCCACCCTCGGCATCGAAATGACCACCGGTCCGCTGGGCCAGGGCATCTCCACCGCCGTCGGCATGGCGCTGGCCGAGCGGATCACCAACGCCCGCTTCGGCAGCGACCTGATCGACCACTTCACCTATGTCATCGCGTCGGACGGCGACCTGATGGAAGGGGTGAGCCACGAGGCGTGCTCGCTGGCCGGCCATCTGAAGCTGTCGCGCCTGATCGTGCTGTGGGACGACAACCGCATCTCCATCGACGGCAAGACCGACCTCAGCTTCACCGACGACACGCCGGGCCGTTTCCGCGCCTATGGCTGGGACGTGCAGACCGTTGACGGCCACGACATGGACGCCGTTGCCGCGGCCATCAAGGCCGCGCAGGCGACCGGCACCCCGTCGCTGATCGCCTGCCGCACCATCATCGGCAAGGGCTCGCCCAACAAGTGCGACAGCCACAACTGCCACGGCTCGCCGCTGGGCAAGGACGAGGTGGCCGCCACCCGCGTGGCGCTGGGCTGGCCGCACGAGCCGTTCGTGGTTCCGTCCGAGGTTCTGTCCGCCTGGCGCGCCGCCGGCACCCGCAGCGCCGACGCCTACGCCGCCTGGGGCACGCGCCACGGCGCGCTGGACGCCGCCGCCAAGGCCGATTTCGACCGCGCCATGACCGGCGGCCTGCCCGCCGGCCTGACCGAGGTGTTCGCCGCCTTCAAGCAGAAGGTGGTTGCGGACAAGCCGTCGTGGGCCACCCGTGTGGCGTCCGGCAACGTGCTGGAAGCCGTGGCGCCGGCGGTGGCCGAACTGGTGGGCGGTTCCGCCGACCTGACGCCCTCCAACAACACCAAGGCCAAGGTCCAGGCCGACGTGAAGGGGTCGGGCGACTTCAACGGCAGCTACGTGCGCTATGGCGTGCGTGAGCACGGCATGGCCGCCATCATGAACGGCATGGCGCTGCACCGGGGCGTGATCCCCTACGGCGGCACCTTCATGCAGTTCGCCGATTACTGCCGCCCCAGCATCCGCCTGTCGGCGCTGATGAAGCAGCGTGTGGTCTACATCATGACCCACGACTCCATCGGCCTGGGCGAAGACGGCCCGACCCATCAGCCGGTGGAGCATCTGGCGGCCCTGCGGGCCATTCCCAACCTGCTGGTGTTCCGCCCGGCGGACGCGGTGGAAACGGCGGAGTCCTGGGAAATCGCCCTGGCGTCGGCCACCGCCCCCTCGCTGCTGGCGCTGACCCGCCAGAACGTGCCCACCGCCCGCACCGACGTGTCGGAAAACCTGACCGCCAAGGGCGCCTATGTGCTGGCCGAGGCCGAGGGTGAGCGGACGGTGACGCTGCTGGCCACCGGCTCGGAAGTGTCGCTGGCGCTGGAAGCCCGCGCGGCGCTGCAGGCCGACGGCATCGGCACCGCCGTGGTGTCCATGCCCTGCTGGGAACTGTTCGAAGCCCAGAGCGACGAATACCGCGCCGCGGTGTTGGGATCGGGTGTGCGGGTGGCGGTGGAAGCCGCCGCGCGCCTGGGCTGGGACCGCTGGCTGGGCGACAAGGGTGCGTTCATCGGCATGACCGGCTTCGGCGAATCGGCCCCGTATCAGGAGCTGTACAAGCACTTCGGCATCACCACCGAAGCGGTGGTTGCCGCGGCCAAAGCGCGCCTTTAA
- a CDS encoding exopolyphosphatase, whose translation MSDAHSDTKKYRLVTRSDFDGLVCAVLLKELDLVDDILFVHPKDMQDGKIEITSRDITTNLPYVDGAHLVFDHHLSETIRVGKKDNHIIDATAPSAARVVYRHYGGKDRFPRVSDEMMTAVDQADSAQYSKADILAPEGWTLLNFLMDARTGLGRFRDFRVSNYQLMMHLIDYCRQHSIDEILALPDVKERVDLFTQHQHRFIDQLDRCTRVMGNVAVLDLRNEDTIWAGNRFMIYALHPQCNVSIHVLWGLKQQNTVLACGKSIINRSSNTNIGALMLEYGGGGHHAAGTCQVPNDEAEAALAAIVARMQADG comes from the coding sequence ATGAGCGACGCGCACAGCGACACCAAAAAATACCGCCTCGTCACCCGTTCCGATTTCGATGGTCTGGTCTGCGCCGTTCTTTTGAAAGAACTGGACCTTGTGGACGATATCCTGTTCGTCCACCCCAAGGACATGCAGGACGGCAAGATCGAAATCACCAGCCGTGACATCACCACCAACCTGCCCTATGTGGACGGGGCGCATCTGGTGTTCGACCACCACCTGTCCGAAACCATTCGAGTTGGAAAGAAGGATAACCATATCATCGACGCCACCGCCCCGTCGGCGGCGCGGGTGGTCTATCGCCATTACGGCGGCAAGGACCGCTTCCCCCGCGTATCGGACGAGATGATGACCGCCGTGGATCAGGCGGACTCGGCGCAGTATTCCAAGGCCGACATCCTGGCGCCCGAGGGCTGGACGCTGCTGAATTTCCTGATGGACGCACGCACCGGACTGGGGCGGTTCCGGGATTTCCGGGTGTCGAACTATCAGTTGATGATGCACCTGATCGACTATTGCCGCCAGCACAGCATCGACGAGATCCTGGCCCTGCCCGACGTGAAGGAGCGGGTGGACCTGTTCACCCAGCACCAGCACCGCTTCATCGACCAGCTCGACCGCTGCACCCGCGTGATGGGCAACGTGGCGGTGCTGGACCTGCGCAACGAAGACACCATCTGGGCCGGCAACCGCTTCATGATCTATGCGCTGCACCCCCAGTGCAACGTGTCGATCCATGTGCTGTGGGGGCTGAAGCAGCAGAACACGGTGCTGGCCTGCGGCAAGTCGATCATCAACCGCTCGTCCAACACCAACATCGGCGCGCTGATGCTGGAATACGGCGGCGGGGGGCACCACGCCGCCGGCACCTGTCAGGTTCCCAACGACGAGGCCGAAGCCGCCCTGGCCGCCATCGTCGCCCGCATGCAGGCGGACGGCTGA
- the gap gene encoding type I glyceraldehyde-3-phosphate dehydrogenase, with amino-acid sequence MAVRVAINGFGRIGRLVLRAIYESGRKDVEVVAINDLADLATNVHLLKYDSVHGRFPGTVEAKDGKLVVNGHAVAVVQERDPAKLPWKDLGVDIAFECSGIFTKRADAAKHLEAGAGKVLISAPATDEDITVVYGVNHDKLTAEHKIVSNASCTTNCLAPVAYVLNNLVGIEHGFMTTIHSYTGDQNTVDTAHKDLHRARAAALNMIPTSTGAAKAVGLVLPELKGKLDGTAIRVPTANVSVIDLKFKAKRKTTADEIRDAIKAAAAEGPLKGILGAYDEPLVSSDFNHDPHSSVFALKEAKVIDGDFVRVLSWYDNEWGFSNRMSDTAVAMFNAK; translated from the coding sequence ATGGCAGTTCGGGTTGCGATCAATGGGTTCGGGCGCATCGGCCGCCTTGTCCTGCGCGCCATCTATGAAAGCGGCCGTAAGGATGTCGAGGTGGTGGCCATCAACGATCTGGCCGACCTGGCAACCAACGTCCATCTGCTGAAGTACGACAGCGTTCATGGCCGCTTCCCCGGCACCGTCGAAGCCAAGGACGGCAAGCTGGTCGTCAACGGCCACGCCGTGGCCGTGGTGCAGGAACGCGATCCGGCCAAGCTGCCGTGGAAGGATCTGGGCGTCGATATCGCCTTCGAATGCTCGGGCATCTTTACCAAGCGCGCCGACGCCGCCAAGCATCTGGAAGCCGGTGCGGGCAAGGTGCTGATCTCCGCCCCGGCCACCGATGAAGACATCACCGTCGTCTATGGCGTGAACCACGACAAGCTGACGGCGGAGCACAAGATCGTCTCCAACGCCTCGTGCACCACCAACTGCCTGGCGCCGGTGGCGTACGTGCTGAACAATCTGGTGGGCATCGAGCACGGCTTCATGACCACCATCCACTCCTACACCGGCGACCAGAACACGGTGGACACGGCGCACAAGGATCTGCACCGCGCCCGCGCCGCCGCCCTGAACATGATCCCCACCTCCACCGGTGCCGCCAAGGCCGTGGGTCTGGTTCTGCCGGAACTGAAGGGCAAGCTGGACGGCACCGCCATCCGCGTGCCGACCGCCAACGTGTCGGTCATCGACCTGAAGTTCAAGGCCAAGCGCAAGACCACCGCCGATGAGATCCGCGACGCCATCAAGGCCGCCGCGGCCGAAGGCCCGCTGAAGGGCATTCTGGGCGCCTATGACGAGCCGCTGGTGTCGTCGGACTTCAACCACGACCCGCACTCGTCGGTCTTCGCGCTGAAGGAAGCCAAGGTCATCGACGGTGACTTCGTGCGCGTCCTGAGCTGGTATGACAACGAATGGGGCTTCTCCAACCGCATGAGCGACACCGCCGTCGCCATGTTCAACGCGAAGTAA
- a CDS encoding Hpt domain-containing protein, which translates to MPALPRHFLPPDGLWPADTPILDTTGMRRNVGDTAGLLRQLYGVFLKNEDELRGRLEASLTHGDLPGARMAAHAAAGAARIAGAEQLASLCSLIEEALVHGNPTLASSAATHLPAVLDAVRAEVALV; encoded by the coding sequence GTGCCCGCCCTGCCCCGCCACTTTCTTCCGCCCGACGGCCTGTGGCCGGCGGACACGCCGATTCTGGACACCACGGGCATGCGGCGCAACGTGGGCGACACCGCCGGGCTTCTGCGCCAGCTCTACGGCGTGTTCCTGAAGAACGAGGACGAGCTGCGCGGACGGCTGGAGGCCAGCCTCACTCATGGCGACCTGCCGGGGGCGCGCATGGCGGCCCACGCCGCGGCGGGGGCCGCCCGCATCGCCGGGGCGGAACAGCTTGCGTCCCTGTGCTCGCTGATCGAAGAGGCGCTCGTCCACGGCAACCCGACCCTGGCCAGCAGCGCCGCCACCCACCTGCCGGCCGTTCTGGACGCCGTGCGGGCGGAGGTGGCGCTGGTCTGA
- a CDS encoding cytochrome b: MLPADQRYDVPAQILHWLTAIAVFGAFVLIQVVDGMPKGPERAFVMGLHKSFGVVVLALFLARAVWRQISPPPAMPAATAPWMAVAAKAGHAALYLLMLAVPVAGIVMSWSAGRPVDVFGLFTLPTLLPPDPALKGAMEETHEIAGNLFVFLAGAHAVVAIVHQYVLKDGTLSRMLPGGRAA, encoded by the coding sequence ATGTTGCCGGCTGACCAGCGTTACGATGTTCCGGCCCAGATCCTTCATTGGCTGACCGCCATCGCCGTGTTCGGCGCCTTTGTGCTGATCCAGGTGGTGGATGGGATGCCCAAGGGTCCGGAGCGCGCCTTCGTGATGGGGCTGCACAAATCCTTCGGCGTGGTGGTGCTCGCCCTGTTCCTGGCGCGGGCGGTGTGGCGCCAGATCAGCCCGCCGCCGGCCATGCCCGCCGCCACCGCCCCGTGGATGGCGGTGGCCGCCAAGGCCGGGCACGCGGCCCTTTACCTGCTGATGCTGGCGGTGCCGGTGGCGGGGATCGTCATGTCGTGGTCCGCCGGCCGCCCGGTGGACGTGTTCGGCCTGTTCACCTTGCCGACCCTGCTGCCCCCCGATCCGGCCCTGAAGGGGGCGATGGAGGAAACCCACGAGATTGCGGGCAACCTGTTCGTCTTCCTGGCCGGCGCCCACGCCGTGGTGGCCATCGTCCACCAGTACGTGCTGAAGGACGGCACCCTGTCGCGCATGCTGCCCGGCGGCCGGGCGGCGTAA
- a CDS encoding sensor domain-containing diguanylate cyclase: MPSSLLPAETAVPLDEGTLCAIVGSFPGAAMRLDAGGGIVAANPAAEELSGSDGAWLADVRHWLTSASVAPGVRAVPVEAARGAMVIEWSAVPLADGGALLLARDATLERQLRHTLTESRQRYKDLVEASSDFAWETGGDGRFVFVTPKGALGYGADALIGRHPRELCVEEWGDLPLPFDTQRPVDQSELWLKGADGSMSCVVASAVPLYSPSGRWLGARGVCRDITEQVMRSAELARVRNRERLLSHIVHTLRNQLDAGEALRVATAETARALGADGCRVYRGGGCGDGVAALEVMEDFCAATPPELAGAALMPLLEQAAVSDEPAAGAIGAYRLLACVTEHQQALNGALVVWRADDAEPWDDDDRHLIAGVADHIGIAHAHLAYQDRLRRLSERDGLTGLFNRRTFFERMGEQLERPDTGPSALLYVDLDNFKAVNDLHGHQQGDAVLKAIGTLLTGGVRPGDLPGRLGGDEFVLWVGRTDEDSARVVAERLLNGIAGLRHLSASPEKPLGLSIGIAVYHPGLGETVQELTDRADTAMYAAKGRGKGNYAFAGPYQPPSSPVPTDEAAESTP, encoded by the coding sequence GTGCCGTCTTCACTCCTCCCCGCCGAAACCGCCGTTCCGTTGGACGAGGGCACCCTGTGCGCCATCGTCGGATCCTTTCCCGGTGCGGCCATGCGCCTGGACGCCGGCGGGGGGATCGTGGCCGCCAACCCGGCGGCGGAGGAGCTGTCGGGCAGCGATGGGGCGTGGCTGGCCGACGTGCGCCATTGGCTGACCTCCGCCAGCGTGGCGCCGGGTGTCCGCGCCGTGCCGGTGGAGGCCGCCCGCGGCGCCATGGTCATCGAATGGTCGGCGGTGCCGCTGGCCGACGGCGGCGCGCTGCTTCTGGCCCGTGACGCCACCCTGGAACGCCAGCTTCGCCACACGCTGACCGAATCCCGCCAGCGCTATAAGGATCTGGTGGAGGCATCCAGCGATTTCGCCTGGGAAACCGGCGGCGACGGGCGCTTCGTCTTCGTCACGCCCAAGGGGGCGCTTGGCTATGGTGCCGACGCGCTGATCGGGCGCCACCCGCGCGAACTGTGCGTGGAGGAATGGGGCGACCTGCCGCTGCCCTTCGACACCCAGCGCCCGGTTGACCAGAGCGAGCTGTGGCTGAAGGGGGCCGACGGGTCCATGTCGTGCGTGGTGGCGTCGGCGGTGCCGCTCTACAGCCCGTCCGGCCGCTGGCTGGGCGCGCGCGGGGTGTGCCGCGACATCACCGAGCAGGTGATGCGCTCGGCGGAACTGGCCCGCGTGCGAAACCGCGAACGGCTGCTGTCCCACATTGTTCATACCCTGCGCAACCAGTTGGACGCGGGGGAGGCGCTGCGAGTCGCCACCGCCGAGACCGCCCGTGCCCTGGGCGCCGACGGCTGCCGCGTCTACCGCGGGGGGGGCTGCGGCGATGGGGTGGCAGCACTGGAGGTCATGGAGGATTTCTGCGCCGCCACGCCGCCGGAACTGGCCGGCGCCGCCCTGATGCCGCTGCTGGAACAGGCGGCGGTCAGCGATGAGCCGGCGGCGGGCGCCATCGGGGCGTACCGCCTGCTGGCCTGCGTCACCGAACACCAGCAGGCGCTGAACGGGGCGCTGGTGGTGTGGCGGGCCGACGACGCCGAACCGTGGGACGACGACGACCGTCACCTGATCGCCGGCGTCGCCGACCACATCGGCATCGCGCACGCCCATCTGGCCTATCAGGACCGGCTGCGGCGTCTGTCGGAGCGGGACGGGCTGACCGGCCTGTTCAACCGCCGCACCTTTTTCGAGCGCATGGGCGAACAGTTGGAGCGGCCCGACACCGGCCCCTCGGCCCTGCTGTACGTGGACCTGGACAATTTCAAGGCGGTCAACGACCTGCACGGCCATCAGCAGGGCGATGCGGTGCTGAAGGCCATCGGCACTCTGCTGACCGGCGGGGTGCGCCCCGGCGACCTGCCGGGCCGTCTGGGCGGCGACGAATTCGTGCTGTGGGTCGGGCGCACCGACGAGGACAGCGCGCGGGTGGTGGCCGAACGGCTGCTGAACGGCATCGCCGGCCTGCGCCACCTGTCGGCCAGCCCGGAAAAACCGCTGGGCCTGTCCATCGGCATCGCCGTGTATCATCCCGGCCTGGGCGAAACGGTGCAGGAGTTGACGGACCGCGCCGACACCGCCATGTACGCCGCCAAGGGCCGCGGCAAGGGCAATTACGCCTTCGCCGGCCCCTATCAGCCCCCATCATCCCCCGTGCCGACGGACGAAGCCGCGGAGAGCACCCCGTGA
- a CDS encoding YbjP/YqhG family protein: MGVVRACLVWLCLACAVSVSAWPALAAAPRAPEEAPVVAAFERARGALGAGRGAEVLGMLTKGSVARLDAVRTAAHAGDGPSLDRLDSAGRFAALGLRRFLSPAELRQMKTGDIANVALKKGWLGPNIISQAALGPVRVKGERANAVVLVDGRPSLVQADFVREGGQWRIDLTQLFNTSSAMLDSFAAIAGKSERQFTDELLEKLAKRVGK, from the coding sequence ATGGGTGTCGTGCGGGCGTGTCTGGTTTGGCTGTGTCTGGCGTGTGCGGTGTCGGTGTCGGCGTGGCCGGCTCTGGCCGCGGCTCCCCGTGCCCCGGAAGAGGCCCCGGTGGTCGCCGCGTTCGAACGCGCCCGCGGCGCGCTGGGCGCCGGGCGGGGGGCCGAGGTGCTGGGGATGCTGACCAAGGGGTCGGTGGCCAGGCTGGACGCGGTGCGCACCGCCGCCCATGCCGGCGACGGTCCCAGCCTGGACCGGTTGGATTCCGCCGGACGCTTCGCGGCCCTGGGCCTGCGCCGTTTCCTGTCCCCGGCGGAACTGCGGCAGATGAAGACCGGTGACATCGCCAACGTGGCGTTGAAGAAGGGCTGGCTCGGCCCCAACATCATTTCCCAGGCGGCCTTGGGGCCGGTGCGGGTGAAGGGCGAGCGCGCCAACGCGGTGGTGCTGGTGGATGGCCGCCCGTCGCTGGTCCAGGCCGATTTCGTGCGCGAAGGCGGGCAGTGGCGCATCGACCTGACCCAGCTTTTCAACACCTCCAGCGCCATGCTCGACAGCTTCGCCGCCATCGCCGGCAAAAGCGAGCGGCAGTTCACCGATGAGTTGTTGGAGAAGCTGGCGAAGAGGGTGGGAAAGTGA